The window GGTGAAGAGCTACAGAGCTACACACGGCCTGTCCTGGCTTCCCGAGAACAACAGTCCACCTGGCTCCAGTACCCCTGGGTAAGGAAGGCAAAGGCCAGCTCTTGCTGTATCCACAGGGAGAAACCCCAGCCCTCACCTCCTTCCTGGGGCTCCAGCACCTGCAAGGATGCTTGGGCTCCCTGAGGAGGAGGAACGGAGCTTTGTGCTGCCTCCgctctggggcgggggtggggggaggaggagggggtcaGAGATCAAAGGGCAGGGAGCTGCTGCTGCCGGAGGGCAGAAAGGCCACCAActggcgtggggtgggggtgctcaaATACCGTTAGAGCAAAGCACGCTGATTAGGCCCCGGGACGAGGCGGAGGGCTGAGACGAAGAGAGCAAAGCCCCTGAGGAAGAGGGTCACTAGTCCTGGGGCGATACCACGGACAGAAGCAGAGTTTGGGGCGCACGTCCCAGATTAGTCGGTCGAGAATTTGAACAAAGGTGAATGAAGGCTCCGAGCCTGCGGGTCAAGGATTAAGATCTTGTCCTCCAGGAACCGTAACACGGAGgggcccaggcccggccccggccAGGCCACCTTTGTCCCTCTTGAAAGCCCCAGACCTCATACCACCTCTcctcccggcccccccgccccgcgcagcACTCACCCTGTCGCTGCCGGCCGGGGGTCCAGAGATCCGCTCCTCGGGAGGGGGCGCTGGAGGGCCAGGGGTCTCAACCCGTATAAGGCGGTGGGGAGGCGAGCCGTGGCGCGGGGGCGGCGTGGGgccgggggcggtgggggtggccGGGGCAGCAGCGGAGCTGGACGGCCCCCCAGAGTAGGGGTCTTCGAAGTCGCGCTCCCTCTGCAGCCGGTAGGCGGCCAGGATGTCCGGGGGTGGTGCAGGGGGCGCGGCCGGGGAGGGTGCGGGGGGACGGTAGTCCGGCTCGGGGGGCGCCGGCTTGCCCCCacctccgccgccgccccccccgcgGAAGCCCAGATGCTCCCGGAGCCACTTGGCGACCCCGCCGCTGCCGCCCCCGCCTGGGCCGGCTCCCGCTCCCCCGGCGCCCCGGCGCGACCCCCCCGGGCCGCTCCCCGCGCTCCCCTGCGCCCGCTGCCCCGGGCCGGAGCCCGCCGGAGGAGCTCCGCTCAGTAACATGGGGCCAGCCAGACTGAGCGAGGGGAGCTCGGGGAGCTcggcggccggcggggggcggggcgggggcggagctccgccgggcggcgggggggcggggctcgTGGGTAACAAGGGAGGGGCGGGGTTCCGCTCCCGATCGGGGTCGGCCTCCCCctgcctgggaggagggggggtgcGGGCTTCCAGCGGGTGTGGACACACGGGAAGGAAGTGGGCGACCCCCAACGCGGGGGATGCGAATCCTGGACCGAAGGTGAGTCCTCCACGTGTCCCCACACGTGCCCCCGTGGGGGCGCACCTGTCTCCATCTGTCCCCCTCCCCGGCTCGCAGCTCACGCGCGGCACCTCACACGTCTGGGTTCCCAGCGCTTGGACGCCTCCCTTCCCCCAAGGCCTCCTAACTGGGAAATATCCCAGGAAGAACAGCTAGGGAGGGCGAGAGGAGGGGCTGTTCCGTACGACGTGTGTCTGTGACAATCCCCTCTCTCCCGCGCACCGTGGGAGCCCCACCTACCGCCTCCCACCCAGCTGCTCCCACTGCATTGCTTCCCGATCCAGACAGACACATCTCACATCACAGATAACCAACTCCCTAGTGACACCCACTTCTCCCGTGTCGTTTCCACACACGCCCTGCTCACATGCAAACAGCCCTTACGCGAACGAACGCCTCCCACCGACGGGCGCCGCCGCTTGGAGCAGGCCCACCCGGCCCCCCGGCGGCAGCAAGCACACACGCAGAAATCCCTTCAAGTCAAACCCCAGGTTTCGTTGTCAATCAGATTAGTGACAGAATAGAAACAGACAAGTCGATAAATCAAGTCTAGAAACAGTTCCAGTGTTGTCTATCACAACCCCTTATCCTCTCGAGAGGCTCGAGGCTCCGATGCTCAAGCGATaggcatttttgttttagaaataaagcCTGTTTCTCCACAGAAATAATGTAGCCCTGAAGCAAACGCCAACATTTGCTTTTGGCTCTGCCGAGAAGGTAGCAGCTTCATCTCACCATCATCCCCCCTGGGCACTGCCTCAGAGTCTCTCTCATCCTTGGGCTCACATCTGCCATCTGAGGGAGCAAAGAGCCACATTAGGCTCCAAAGGGGAAGGTGGCTTAGAGGAAGAGGAGTAGAGGAAGATGTTGAAGGCAAAACTTGGAATCCCCTAGGAATTCCAGGGCCGAGGTCTCCAAATATTTGTTGGGTTTCTGCTTTGTGCATATTCTAGTTGGCATTATAGGACAGTGCTTCTCAGACCTTAATGTGAACACAAATCTTACCTAGGGAACTTGTTAAATTGcagtttctgattctgtaggtctagCTGAGGTAGCATCCCAGACTGTAGTTCTAACAGGCTCACTAGTTATCAGATGCTGCTgatccccaccctcacccccaaaacatacacacacttaGAGTAGTAGGGTTGTAGGAGACACTGATTCAGGAGTCCAATAGTCGTGGGCTCTAGCCAGATCTGTGGACAAGGTACTCAATACAACTGATCCTCACTTTCCTTATATCTGCAAAGGACATAATAATTGTTGTGTGAGGATTAGACAATGGACAATGAACAGGTTTTGAAACCTGTGAAATGCTTACAATGGTAGGTGTCAAATGAAGCCACGTTTGTTTAGAATGTATGGAGTTAAGCTGCTGACAGCTCAGAGGAACCAAATCAATTGAGTCTACACAAAAGATGGCAGGCTTCATGAGGGAAATAGACCCGAGCTGGGTAGGATTTGACcagatgaagcaaaaaaaaaaaaaaagcaaaaggtcACTCCAAGTTATGGGGTTAACATGAGCTGGGCCAAAGCAATGGTAGGAAGCAGCATAAAGAAGGGGAGGATTCCTGGTGgagaataataggaaaaaatgttaGATGAGGAGGAGGGTGGATATCATAAAAGtagaatataaatgatatttttatttatttttttaaatgataattttaaaactaataccCTATGTGCACCTTGCACTTCctgttattttaaatgatctaTTAGTgcactttcttccctttccagcATATGGACTCATGGAAGCAGGCTGTTGAGCCCCTCTTGGGGACCAAGCGGCTTGCTAGGAACCCAGGATATAGAGGTGAGGTGATCACAGCAAGGCTCTCTGAGACTTGGGTGAGTTTCGCCAGATCCAAAGTCTTGCATTTCAAGCATTATACCATAAAATCAGGATTCTGTAGGGGAGCAGGGTGCTCCCATGTCTTATTACAGAGCCTGTCATGTGGCAGGAGCTTAACAAATGTTGAAATGAATAAAGATCATTtctcttgttcttatttttatatagctATAATTGTGGCATACACAATtttatgtccttattttttttcacttaacattgcATAGTTCCCCATTTTTATTGtgagctttattttcttccatttttttaaaaaaatgtcaaacctACAGACAAGTTCACAGAAACAAGTACAGTGAAAATCTGTATATCCTTCACCTAaattcactacttttttttttttttaacattttgccatattcactttatccctttctctctttaaCTTAAATGTTTGATGCAAGTTGCAAATATGACACTTTCACTCTAAATAATTCAGCAgccatttcctaaaaataaagaattctccTACAGGACCATATGAACACATCCACAATAGTGTTGTCTATTATGCAGTCcatattaaattatttccatttttccccttaaaatgtcatatatatatataccagattCAGGATTTAACCAGGACTCCCCCCTATGGCATTTGTTAAGtttctttagtcttttaaaatcttgaaCAGTTccccattttattattgttaatttgtttttcagaCATTGATCATTATGAAGCATCCAGGGCAGCTGTCATGCAGAATGTCCCACATTCTGGGTTTTTCCAGTTTCCTCATGATTCAGTATAGGTTAGACATTTCAGAAAAGACCACTACATAGGGGATGTTGTGGACTTCCCACTATGTCACACTGGTAGGCCCGTAGTGCACATTTGTCCTTTTATTCGTGATGCTGGGCTCGATCACTTGGATAATTTGGAGTTCATCAGATCTTTACAATTTAAGGGTAAGCTGTCATGGGATATCCGAAGACCTTTGATTATTTGTtcccaacaaataaaattatttgcccAGTGGTTTTTAGCTTCCATTGATGATCTCTGCTTATATTTGTTATGATGCTGGGGATTGCAAAATGGTGActctaattttgtcatttcttttatttattatctagtattctcttgtaaaaaaaaaaaaagctgctgctctgctgcttctctgtctctctgtttctctttcatccCCATGGTctcaaaaattatgtatttatctatctattcagtGTGATATAATTTGTTACCATTATTactgttattcctttttttttttttaatttatttatgatagtcatacagagagagagagagagagagagagaggcagagacacaggcagagggagaagcaggctccatgcaccgggagcctgacgtgggattcgatcccgggtctccaggatcacgccctgggccaaaggcaggcgccaaaccgctgcgccacccagggatccctgttattcCTTTTTGATGCTCAGATTGTCCCAAATTTGGCCAAGAGGAGCTCTTTAAAGAAgcttctgtgtccttttgactTGGTCCCATCAATCTTTAAGCAGTTAACTTGTTTtgttacagaaaatatttcagatttgcatttcccctgCTG of the Canis lupus familiaris isolate Mischka breed German Shepherd chromosome 30, alternate assembly UU_Cfam_GSD_1.0, whole genome shotgun sequence genome contains:
- the SHF gene encoding SH2 domain-containing adapter protein F isoform X3, with the protein product MLLSGAPPAGSGPGQRAQGSAGSGPGGSRRGAGGAGAGPGGGGSGGVAKWLREHLGFRGGGGGGGGGKPAPPEPDYRPPAPSPAAPPAPPPDILAAYRLQRERDFEDPYSGGPSSSAAAPATPTAPGPTPPPRHGSPPHRLIRVETPGPPAPPPEERISGPPAGSDRLAILEDYADPFDVQETGEGPAGASGAPEKVPENDGYMEPYEAQKMMAEIRSSKETAAQPLPLYDTPYEPEEEGTTPEGEGTPWPRESRLPEDDERPPEEYDQPWEWKKERISKAFAAGTTGPSVEQMPRTCSGCAKRPATWCATVRPARMISPCPSRAVRASCT